Proteins encoded by one window of Rhea pennata isolate bPtePen1 chromosome 11, bPtePen1.pri, whole genome shotgun sequence:
- the LOC134145266 gene encoding rho-related GTP-binding protein RhoG-like — protein MQTIKCVVVGDGAVGKTCLLISYTTNAFPEEYIPTVFDNYSAQMTVDGRTVSLNLWDTAGQEEYDRLRTLSYPQTNVFVICFSIGSPSSYANVRHKWHPEVSHHCPNVPILLVGTKRDLRNDLETVKKLKEQSLAPTTPQQGTSLAKQIGAVKYLECSALNQEGVREVFAEAVRAVLYPVTKKNTRKCVLL, from the coding sequence ATGCAGACAATAAAGTGTGTAGTTGTTGGAGATGGTGCTGTGGGAAAAACTTGTCTTCTCATCAGCTATACTACCAATGCCTTCCCAGAAGAGTACATCCCTACTGTGTTTGACAACTACAGTGCCCAAATGACTGTTGATGGCCGGACAGTTAGCCTGAATCTCTGGGACACTGCGGGCCAGGAGGAATATGACCGCCTGCGCACACTCTCCTATCCTCAAACCAATGTATTTGTCATCTGTTTTTCCATCGGTAGCCCTTCTTCCTATGCAAATGTGAGGCACAAATGGCATCCTGAAGTTTCTCACCACTGTCCTAATGTTCCTATTCTTCTAGTGGGCACCAAGAGAGACTTGAGAAATGACCtggaaacagttaaaaaattgaaagagcAAAGTTTGGCTCCCACCACCCCGCAACAGGGGACTTCACTGGCTAAACAAATTGGAGCAGTCAAATATTTGGAATGCTCAGCGTTGAATCAGGAGGGTGTTCGGGAGGTGTTTGCTGAGGCTGTGCGTGCAGTTCTGTATCCTGTGACAAAGAAGAACACAAGAAAATGTGTCTTATTGTAG